In Desulfuromonas acetexigens, the genomic stretch GCTCAGCGCTCTGCAACAGCTCGTCCGCTTCCTGGGCGAACCGTTCCACCATCTCCGAGGTGATTTCCAGTTCGAAGCTGCTATCGGCGGCAATCTTCTTGTTCGGCGCGGTGGCAGGTCCCGCCTCCGGGGCGGGCGCCGGTTCTGCCGCGGCCGCGACGGCGCCGAGGCGGATGCGTTCCTGGGCCAGGTCCGTCGCCTGGATCAGGCGGCTCTTCATGTCTTCGGCGACAGCCTCCAGTCCCTGGTCGGTGTATTCCCGCTCGACCAGGTCGAGGGCTTCCTTGGCGAAGTCGCAGGACTGGCAGAGGAGCTCGACGTGGGAGGAATCCATCATGATCTTGCCGGCGCGGACCAGATCAAGCAGGCTCTCGGCAGCGTGGGCCATCCCCGACAGATTGGTCAGGTCAAGAAAGCCGGCGCTCCCCTTCATCGAATGGAAAAGCCGAAAGATGGCGTTAATGGTGTCGACGTTGCCGTTGATGCGCTGGAAGACCGGGCAGTTCTTGCATTCCTGTTCCGAGTTGGCATGGGGGCAGGTCTGCTTGCCGTCGCCGATGTAGCCCATGTCGAGCCAGCAGGGAAAGTCCGGCGAATGCCCATGGCGAAGACAGTCGGTCTGCTGACAACCGAGGATTTCCCAACAGTTGCCCGGCTGGCAGCTTTGCCCCAGTTCGATGATGATGGGCTCCAACTGGTCGATCATGTCACGACTTTCCTGGACGAATTCCAGGATGATCTCGATTTGGTCGCTGGAAATATCGTTGCTCATGAACACCTCTGTGCGCCCTGAGGGGGTGACCCGACGGAGGGACGAGTTTGGGGACGAAAATGCCGCTTCCTTGCCTATACAAATTTCGCACCACTTTTTTTTCAAGACGCGCCGATTTGTCCGGTTGCGCGATTCAATCCAGTGAAAATAGATAGATAGGTGTTTTAGGCGACGCCGGCACGGAGTTTTTCGTCGAGGTTTCTGTCAAAAAGCCGGTTTTGCGGTGTCGTGCATTCGACGTTTCTGGTTTTTACCCGGAACCCGCAGAGGCTCTTCGTCATTTGACCGGTTTCCTTTGGCACATAATTGGCAAGTTTCAACGGCGGATGAAAATCGTCTTTCGGAGGTCCTTTGCGTATCCTGATCACGACCTTGATTTTGCTGTCGGTTCTCGCCTGCCCGGTGGCGGCGGCGACGCCGACCCAGTTGCTTCGCATCGACAAGGCGGAGGAAACCACCTCCACCCGCCTGAGCCTGGACTTTTCCGCCCTGCCCGAGCATCGGCTCGAAGTTTCCGGACAGCGGGTCGACCTCTTTTTGAGCGATACGGAAGCCGCCTCTTTGCCTGCCCCGCCGGAGGATGGCAAGGTTTTAAAAGTGCTGCTGGCCCGACAGGGACGGCTCTTGATGGTCTCCTTTCTGCTGCGCACGGCCCCGGCCAGTGTCAAAGTCTTGACTGATCCCGGAAATCGTCGGTTGCTGCTCCATCTCGACTGGGGGAGTGGTCGTGCGCCGGCACGCCTGGCCATCTCCCGCAACCCACCCCGGCTAGCCTCGCTGAAGGGCGGGCAGGTGGTGAAGAATATTCTTGAAGGGGAGGATTTTTCCGCCTCCTGGCGCCGTTTCTGCGAAGAGTACGAAACGCCCCTGGGGGTTGCTGCGCCGGTACGCTATTCTCTGCCCCCCCTGCCGCTGCTCGTTTTCAGCCCGGCCACCACCGGCGCCGTCGGTGCGCGCCTGGCCGAAGGGGTCGAGGCGCTGAGCAGCGGCAGTTGGATCCGGGCGCTGAGGCTCTTCGACGGGGTGCCGCCCAGGGAGCTTACGGGGGTGGATCGCGAAGCCCACGCCCTGCTGCACGGAGAAACTCTGCTGCGTCTCGGCGAGACCGGGCGCGCCCAGACCGTTCTCGACAACTTCCTGAACGCCTTTCCCGACTCGGCCCTGCGCAGTCGCGCACTCTATCTGTTCGGCTACCTGCGGGCACTGCGGGGGGAACCCTACGATTCCGGTTTTCTCCTCGGCAACCTGCAGGAAACGGCCAAGGATGCCGTTTACTATCGGCAGCTGGGGCTGTTGCTGCGAGCCGAGGTTGAACTCGCCACCGAGCGGCCCAAAGCGGCGTTGGCGACCCTCGATCAGGAGCAACTGGCCGCGCAGCTTGTCCCCTACGGCGGACGCAGCCGCGCCGACGCCCTCTTCGACCTGGGCGACACGGCGGCGGCCCTCGAACAGTATCGGGCGCTGAATCCCCAGATCAAGGCCTGGGGCGCATTCCCGCAATCGCTGGCGCGTCTGGCCGAGGCCTGTTACCGCCAGGGGGATTTCGCCGCCGCCGTCGCCCGCTACGCCGAACTGGCCCAGGTTGCCGGCACGCCCGCCGCCAGGAATCTCGCCGCCTTCGGACACGCCCGTGCCCTCATTCGCAGCGGCCGGGTCGATGCCGGGATGTCGCAGCTGCGGACCCTGGCCGCCGGATCGGAGGAGGATGAGGCGGCGCAACGGGCGCGTTTGCTCATCCTCGACCAGGAAGTCCTCGCCGCTCCGGCCGAAAAAGGCTTCATGAAAGTTCTCAGCTATCAGCAGCTGGGCGTCACCGCCGTCCGTCGCGAACTGCGCGAGGAGGCGGCTTTCAAGCATGTGTTGCTGGCCGCCCTGCAGAATGTCGATCGCACCACCCTCGGTTTTCTCGAAGAGTTCATCCGTCAGCATCGCCAGGGGCGCTTTCAGGATTTCTCCCAGGCGCTGCTCAACGAACTGCTGCCGCAGGTCATCCGCCAGACGGTGGGACGGCAGGACTACTTCGGCGCCCTGGTGCTGGTGGAAAAGTACCGGGATCATTTGGTGGCGCTCGGCACCGGCAGCGAACTGCTGCTTGATCTCGGCAGCGCCCTGCGCAGCCTGGGCTTGCTCGATAAGGCTGCCGACGTCTATTTCTTCATGCTCGACGCCTACCGGGGGGAGGCGGGGGAGGAGCCTTTCTACGCCCCGTTGCTGGAGGTTTTGTCGGCCAAAGAAGATCACCGGTTGGTCATCGAGTACGCCGACCGCTATCTGGAACATTTCCCCAAGGGGGAACAGGTGCAATCGGCGCTGAGCCACAAATTGCGGGCGCTGACGGCGCAAAAGGATTATCCCGCGGCTGCCAAAATTTTGACATCCACTGAGCTGAAACGCACGCCCGAGCTCGATCTGCTTGCCGGAACGGTCTTCTGGGAGGTGGCGGACATGGATCGGGCGGCCGAATCCCTGGCCCGGGTCTTGACCGATCCCGCAGTCCGGGCAGAACATCCCCAGCAGCTGCTGCGCTGGGCCGAGGCCGAGTTCAAGCGCAAGCGCTTTGATGCGGCCCTGCCCCTTTACCGCGAGCTGGAAGGGGTCGCCGGCCTGGCCGATCAGGCCCGTTACCGGCAAGGGCAGATTCTTCTCGCCACCGGTCGTCGGGGGGAAGCCCTTAAGTTATTTACCGATCTGGCCGAAAAGGGGGAAGCTCCCCAGTGGCGTCAGGCCGCTTCGGGCGCGTTGTTTGCAGAGACACCCCGGTAGCGGGATTATTCGTCCGCCGCTCTGCGCGGTAAAGGAATCCAGATCATGCCGAAGTTGGAACTTTTCGATCAGTCGATCCGTTTGCTGGAAAAGACCCTGGATATGCGCCAGCGCAACCAGGAGATCATCTCCTCGAACATCGCCAACGCCGAGACCCCCGGCTATACACCTTCGCGCCTGGAGTTCGAAGAGCAGCTGCGTCAGGCCCTCAAGCCTCTTCCCGGCGCGGCGGCGGCGACCCATCCGGCCCATTTCCCCATCGGCACCGGCGATCTCTCCGGGGTGCGGGGGAGGGTCATCCGCGAACCGGATACCCTCGGTTTCGGCGACGGCAACGGCGTCAATCTGGAACGGGAGATGATCGCCATGGCGGAAAACCAGCTGCTTTACGAAACCGCCACCCAGGTCATCAGCAAGAAACTCGGCCTGCTCAAATATGTGGCCCAAGACGGCCGTTAAGGAGGACTAAATGGATATCTTCGACGCGCTCAAAATAAGTTCCTCGGCGCTGGCGGCGCAACAGGTCCGCCTCAATACCATCAGCTCCAACCTGGCCAATATCGAAACGACCCGCACCCCCGACGGTGGCCCCTATCGCAAGCGGGAAGTCGTCTTTCGCTCCACCGAGAGCCCTTTCGCGAAAAAGTTGGAACAAAGCTTGAAAGGAGCGGTACAGGGGGTAGAGGTCGCCGCCATTCAGATCAACAACGCTCCTCCTCGGGTCATTTACGATCCCTCCCATCCCGACGCCGACGAGGCGGGGCAGGTGCTGCTTCCCAACGTCAACCTGCTCGACGAGATGGTCGATATGACCAGCGCCACCCGCGCCTACGAAGCGAACGTCACGGCGATCAAGGCGACCAAACGAATGGCCCTCAAGGCCCTTGAAATAGGACGATAAATCATGAGCGATATCACGTTACTTTCCCATCTGAGCAATCTCGGAACGCCGCCCGTCGCATCCTCCGCTCCGGCGCAGGGGGGTAATGGCGGTTTCGCCAAAGCCCTCGGCGAGGCTCTTGACTCGGTCAGCCGTAGCCAGTCCGAGGCCGATCTGGCGGTGGAGCAGTTGCAGACCGGCGAATCGCGCAATCTGCACGAGGTGATGATCGCCATGGAAAAAGCCGATATCTCCCTGAAGCTGGCGGTGCAGATGCGCAACAAGGCGCTTGAGGCTTATCAGGAAATCATGCGGATGCAGGTCTAATCTCCTCGACCGAGGGGGAATGGGTAATAATTTTATGGTGTTGAAGAGAGGTTCCGGCAATGGCGGTGGCAACGAATAGAAATCTGATGCGGACGGTGGGCGCCTGGCCGGCTTCCCGCAAGCTGAGTCTGCTGGCAGTGGTGCTGATCTGCGCGGCGGTCTTCGCCGCTATCATTCTGCAGGCGCGGGTGGCCGATTATCATCTGCTCTTCGCCCAGATGGAAAACGCCGACGCCGCCGAGGTGGTGGAGTGGCTCAAGGAACGGAAGATCCCCTATCGCCTGGAGGGCAACGGGACCTCCATCCACATTCCTGCCGATCAGGTCTACGAGACCCGTCTGGAACTGGCCGGTTCCGGTCTGCCTCGAGGGGGCGGCGTCGGTTTCGAGATCTTCGACCAGCAGAGCTTCGGCATGACCGACTTCGCTCAGAAGATCAACTACCTGCGCGCCCAGCAGGGGGAACTGTCGCGGACCATCGCCTCCCTGGCGCCGGTGGAAGGGGCGCGGGTGCATCTGGCCCTGCCGGAAAAACGCCTCTTCACCGAGCAGCAGAAGGTCGGTAGCGCCTCGGTCATCCTCAAGCTGGGAGCCGGCCGTCAACTCAAGGAAAGCCAGATCCAGGGGATCGTCCATCTGGTTGCCGGCAGCGTCGACGGCATCGAAGCCGAGAACGTCACGGTCGTCGATTCCACCGGCAAGATCCTCACCGCCAACCCCTCCGACGAAATCGCCGGGCCGATGACTCCGGGGATGCTCGATTACCAGCAGACCCTGGAGCGGCGTCTGGAAAGTCGCGCCCAGTCCCTTCTCGATCAGGCCCTTGGAGCCGGCAACTCGGTGGTGCGGGTGACCGCCGCCGTCGATTTCCTGCAGCAGGAGCAGACCGAAGAGAGTTACGATCCCAACCGTACCGCCGTGCGTAGCGAGCAGACCAGCCAGGAAAAGAACGGCACTCCGTCCGCCGCCGGGGTGCCGGGCGTCGCCTCGAATCTGGGGGATGCTGCGCCGACTTCCGGGATGACCTCATCGAGCCGTAGCGAAGAGACGATCAACTACGAAGTCAGCAAGGTCATCAACCGCAAGGTCTTCCCGGTCGGCACCATCAAGCAGCTCTCCGTGGCGGTGCTCGTGGCCGATCGTCCGGCACCGGCCGCCGCCGGGGAGGAAGCCGGTGCGCCGGTTCCCCGTGACGCCAAGGAAATCCAGTCGATCCGGGCCATGGTGAGCAGCGCCCTGGGCATCGACGATGCCCGTGGCGACAAGCTGGAAGTCAGTTCCATGCCCTTCGAGAGCGCTTTTTTTGAAATGGCTTCCACCGAAAGCATGGAAGGCGCCGGGCTTTACCAGTACCTGCCCTTTATCAAGTATGGCCTGTTGATCGTCGGCGCGGTCTTGCTCTATCTGCTGCTGGCCCGGCCGATGCTGCGTACCCTGCAGGGTTCCGCTCGGGTGGTGACGCCGATGAAGACCGTCGAGGAACTGGAGGCCGAACTGAACCGTACCGAGGCCCTACCCCGGCCGCAGGGCGACCCGGCCGAGCGGCTGCGGGAGCTGGCCATGCAAGAGCAGGGGTCGTTCGCCCAGATCATCAAGACCTGGCTGAGAGAGAGCTGAGATGGCAACGGGTCTTCTTTCGCGCCTGTCCGGAGTGGAACGGGCCGCCATGTTGCTCTTCTGCCTCGGCGAGGAGGCGACCGCGCGTATCTTCGAGCGTCTTGACGACAGCGAAGTTCGCAAGATCAGCCGCTGCATGATGAGCATCGAGCACGTTCCCGCCGATGTCGCCAAGCAGGTGGTCGATCATTTTCTCAAGGCCGAGGAGGAGCTGGCGGGGCTCTTCGTGCGTGGCGACGAGTTCGTCCGAAAAGCCATCTCCAGCAGTTCCAACAAGGATCGCAAGGCGTCGCTCATGGATCAGCTCGCCGCCGGGGCGAGTTTTCGTCCCCTGGAAACGATCGCCATGATGGAGCCGCGCATGGTCGCCGGCATCCTCCAGAACGAGCATCCCCAGACCATTGCCCTGATCCTCTCGACCCAGACGCCGGAGCATACCAGCAAGATTCTGGAAGGCTTCAACGAAGCGCTGCGCGCCGAGATCGTCTACCGCATGGCGCGCATCGACAAGGTTTCCCCCGAGGTCATCAACGATATCGAGGAATCCCTGCGTCGGGAGATCGGCGCCGTCGTCGACAGCGAGCAGCAGCAGGTCGGCGGGATCGACAAGGTGGTCGATATCCTCGGGCGCATGAAGAAAGGGAAGGATCGGGTGATCCTCGGCATGATCGAGGAGAGCGACCCGGAACTGGCGGAAACCATCCGCCGCCGGCTCTTTGTCTTTGACGACCTGGTCTATATCGACGGCCGCGGCTTGCAGCAGATTCTGCGCGAGGTCAACAACGACACCCTGGTGGTGGCCCTCAAGACCGCCTCCGAGGACCTGACCAACAAGCTTTTTGCCAACATTTCCAGCCGCGCCGTGGACATGATCAAGGAAGATATGGCGGCGATGGCGCCGGTGCGCCTCGCCGACGTCGAGGCGGCCCAACAGGAGATCATTCAGGTGGCGCTGAAGCTGGAGGAAGAAGGCAAGGTCGTGATCCCGGGAAGGGGAGTGTCCGATGTCCTGGTCTAGAATCTACAAGGGGAACGAGTGCAACGATTTGCAGCGCCTGGTCTTTTCCGACTTTGCCAGCGGCGACGGTGGCATGGTGGCGGGGGGCGCGGTCTTTCAGGAGTCCGTTTCATCCCTGCCGACGGCGTCCGCCGTCGACTCCGCTCGGGTGCATCTTCCGGGGGGGCCGTCCCGCGAGAGCGAGGCCCAGGCCGCCGAAGCCTTTGCCCGGGGCAAACGGGAAGGGGCCGAAGAGGTGGAAAAACGCTTCGGTCCGACGATCCAGGCCTTTGCCTCGGCGGTTGAGGAAATCAGCCGGCTGCGGGAATCGATCCTGAAAAACAGCTCCGATGATATGCTGCGCCTGGTCTTGGCGATCGCCGAGCAGATCATCCCCTGCGCTGTCTCCCTCAATCCCGAAATCATCCATCACACCATCGTCAAGGCCCTGCAGGCGGCCGCCGATGCCGACAGCTACCACATTAAGGTCCATCCCGACGACATGGCGGTGGTCATGGAGAAGAAGCCCCTGCTCATGGCGAGCATCAGCGGCCTGAAGAACCTGACCGTGGAAGAGGACGCGCACATCGCCCGGGGGGGATGCCTGGTCGAGTCGGAGCTGGGGCAAGTGGACGCCACCATCGAAAGCCAGCTGGAAGAGATCCGCGAGAAGATTCTACGCGCTGCCGGAGGGGCCTAGATGACCAATCTGGTCGGTGAGCTGCAAGGCTTCAACCCCATGCGGGTGCGGGGCAAGGTCACCAATATCGTCGGACTGGTGGTGGAGGGCTACTGCCCCGACGCTTCCGTCGGCACCCTGTGCATGCTCACACCCAAGGACGGCGGCGCGCCGGTGCCCGCCGAGGTCGTCGGCTTCCGCGATTCCCGGGCGTTGCTCATGCCCCTGGGCGAGTTGCGCGGTCTTGGGCCAGGAAGTCTCATCCAGGTCTGCCGCAGCAGCGCCGTCCAGAAGGTCGGCGACGGGCTGCTCGGGCGAGTGGTCGATGCCATGGGCGAACCGATCGATGGGCCGCCCCTGCCCCCCCTCGACCATGAAATGCCCATCTACGCCCTGCCCGCTGGCCCTCTGGAGCGGCGCAAGATCACCACTCCACTCGATCTCGGGGTCCGTTCCATCAACGCCATGCTGACCTGCGGCACCGGTCAGCGCATGGGGATCATGGCCGGTTCCGGGGTCGGCAAGAGCGTCCTGCTCGGCACCATGGCCCGCTTCGCCCAGGCCGACATCAACGTCATCGCCCTGATCGGCGAGCGCGGGCGCGAGGTCGGCGAATTCATCGAGCGCGACCTGGGCCCGGAAGGCCTGGCCCGTTCGGTGGTGGTCGTCGCCACCTCCGATCAATCGCCGCTGCTGCGCATGCGCGGCGCCTTCGTCGCGACCACCATCGCCGAGCATTTCTGCGCCCAGGGCAAGAACGTGCTGCTGATGATGGATTCGGCGACCCGTTTTGCCATGGCCATGCGCGAGGTCGGCCTGGCCGTCGGCGAACCGCCCACCACCAAGGGCTATACGCCCTCGGTCTTCGCCACCCTGCCCAAGCTGCTGGAGCGGGCCGGAAGTTTCAAGGCCGGCGGCAGTATCACCGGCCTTTACACCGTCCTCGTTGACGGCGACGACATGAACGAGCCGATCGCCGACGCGGTGCGCTCCATTCTCGACGGCCACATTGTCCTCTCCCGGCAGCTGGCGGCCCGCAACCACTATCCGGCCATCGACATCCTCGCTTCGGCCAGCCGCGTCATGCGCGACATCGTCGATCCCGAGCATTTCAAGCGCAGCGGCCTTTTGCGGGAGATTCTCGCCACCTACCGCGAGGCCGAGGATCTCATCAACATCGGCGCCTACGTCGCCGGTAGTAATCCCCGCATCGACCGGGCGGTGGCCAAGATCGACGCGGTCACCCGCTTTCTGCGCCAGGAAATGGGGGAATGGTTCGATATGCCGACGACGCTCGCGCAGCTCAAGGAACTGGGCCTCGACTGAGTGGCTGATGAAAAACGCCCATCCGCGGCGTTGCCCTCATCCGGATTTATTGATCAGCCTTACAGCACGATTTCAGGGAATTTTCTCCGCGGCGTAAAGGATAAGGGTCATGGCGAAATTCAAGCTGCAAACCGTGCTCGACTACCGGGAACGCCTGGAGAGTCTGGCGCAGCAGGCTCACGCTGACGCCCTCGACCGGGAGAACCGGCTGCTCGGGGAATTGACCGCCAAGCGCCGCGAGCTCGACAGCCTGCGGGAAGAGTTCGAGGACTTGCAGCGCAAGGGACTGGATGCTTTCGAGTTCTCGCTCTACAGCAACCACATCGGTCATGCCATGGGCCAGGTGGCGGATTTGGTGGAGCGCTGGGAGGCCGCCCGCGACGAGGTCGAGCGCCGGCGTCAGGCCCTGTGTGTCGCCAGCCAGGAGCGGCAACTGCTGGAAAAACTCAAGGAAAAGCATCGGAATGAAGCCTATGCAGAAGAACTGCACAAAGAGGCGGTGCAGCTTGATGAAGTCGCCGTGCGCCAATTCAGGAAATAGACAGGGGTAAAACCATGCGTCCCGGATTTCTACTCTTATCGATTACCTTGGCGGGCATTCTCCTCGTCAGTGGGGCGCCGCCAACCGGCGGTGAGGAGGCCATGCTGCCTGGCTTGGATTCCCTGGAACAGCGCCGTCTGCTTCTCTCCCTGCAAGAAGAGCGGGAGTCGTTACAGCAGGAATTCGCCGCCAAGGAAGAAAAACTCGCCATCAGGGAATTAGAGCTAAAGACCCTGGAGACCGAGGTCGATAAGAAGTTAGCCCAGCTCCAGCAGGCGCGGGACGACCTGAGTCGTCTGCTGGAAGCCAAGGACGAGGTGGAGGCCCAACGGATCCAGGGGCTCGGCAAGATGTATGAAAAAATGGACCCCGCCCAGGGCGCGGTTCTTCTCGCCGAGCTTGATCGGGAACTGGCGGTGCGGATTCTGGCCGGAATGAAGGCCAAGGCTGCCGGTGCCCTGTTGGAAAACATGCCTCCGGAAGAGGCGCGTCGCCTGAGTACTTCCTATTCCACCCTCGTCGAGGATTAAGCCGGGCTCTTCCATTCTCCTCGAAGGGTGAGCCAGTATGCAAATTCCCCCTGTTTCCCTCGACAGCCTGTTGCCCGCGGCAAACCCGGCCGCCCCTCCTACGACGGAAGGCGGCGGTTTCGCGCGTTCCTTGCGGGAACGACAGGACGCCCTCGCTACGCCAGCGGCCGATTCGGCCGCGCAATCCCCCGAGCCTGTAAAAACGACGGCCCAGCGCCGTGACGGTGAATCCCGCCAGGGTGCGCAGGACAACGGTGCCGAATTGGAGGAAAGAGGTGCGCCTCTCGCCAAAGAGTCGGCCCAGTCTTCCCCTCGACGCGGTGCCAAAGCCGGGTCGAGCGATGTCCCCCTCGTTTCCGCGACGGACCCTGCCAAAATCGAGGCGGAAATGGCGCTTTCACCGGATGCCCCTGTCTTGGAAGGCGTTGGCGCGGCCGTGTCGGAGGTTCTCCCACTGGCGGGTGAAGACCCTTTTCCGGCGCTTTCGCACACCTCCTTGACTGATGTCGAGACGTTCCGCGAGGCGGCTACGCAAGGGGCGCCGGTGTCGCCTGTGCCGGACGTTTCTCCTGCCGGCACGGAAAGGTCGGCATCTCGGCCCACTTCCCCTGGCGAAAGGGCCGACGGCTCGGGGATCGTTCCGGAAATCGATGCGTCTGCGTCACCGGGGAATCCCGGTGTCTCGACCGTTTCGCAGGGCGAGGTCGTCGCTGCTTCGGTTCTCACGTCGGATTCGCTTCCGACATCACGACTGAATCAGCCTTCGACCGTCGCTGTGGAAATGCCGGAAGCGCTTGCGCCTACATCCGACCAAAGAGTTGCGGATGAGCCTGCCCCGACCAAGGCAGGGTATGAAGCAGCGACCCCCCTTTCTGCCGCTTCTACGCAAGAAGCTGTCGATCCCGCTGCTACCGGGCGAGCAGAAGTTTCCGGCGTTCGTGGGGCGATGACGGATTCCCCGAATTTGATAGCGGAGCCTTTGTTCTCTGAAGCTTCCGGCGACAGGCCCGTTAGCGGGAGCGGACCGGCAATGCGGGCGGAAGAGGCGGTTGCGGCGGTTGCGGCGGTTCGCAGGGGGCCGTCCCTTGCCGCTAACCCAGCCTTGGATTCCAAACCGGAAACTCCCGTCGCCCGGGCCGATGCTCCGGCCGTTGCCCCCGCCGCCAGCGATCTCACCGCGGCCACTGAACCGGCTCCGGCGCGGGTTTCCCCCGCAGCTGTCCGCCAGGATATTCCGGCTTCTGCCTCCTTTCGGCTACCGGTAGATTCGGCGGTGATCGATTCGTTACGGGTCTCCCCGGCGCAAAGCCAACCCACTTCGGTTTTAGCCGAAGCCGCGACAGGTATCGCAACCCTGGCCGAAGGGGGCGCCGCTCTCCGCGAAACGGTCGTACCGCCAAGATTGCGGGAGGATCTACGTGGATCGCGCCTGGATACTTCCTCGGATCGGCGCTTCGCCCAACTTTTAGGCGAAACGCGAGGGGCGGTTCGTGTTTCGGTTGCGCAAGGGGAGTCGATGCCGGTGATGGATGCCGGCAAAGGGGAGGGGGCCGAGCTGCTCTTCCGTGAGCCCGGGGCGCAAGCGGAACCGGGAATCTTCCGGGTCGCCGCCGATAACGGGTCGAATCCTACGGTATTTTCCGCCGTTGGGCAGGGGGGAGCAACCCCGCAGGCCGCCTCTGCCGGAACAGGCACGCCGGGTGCCGCCACGCCTTTTGCCTTGCCGGTGCCCGAGGAGCAGGTCTATCAACAGGTGGCGAGCCGCCTGACTTTGGTCGATGGCGAACGACACAGCCGCATGACCATGCGCCTCTATCCCGAAGAATTGGGTCAGGTCAAGCTCGAGCTGACGGTGGAAGGGGACCGGGTCCGGGTGCAGATGCACGCCCAGAATCAGCAGGTTCAGGAAGTGCTGGAAAAATACCTGCCGCGCCTGCGCGAATCCTTCGAACAGCAGGGCTTGAAGCTGGAAGAGGCCCAGGTCACCTATGACTCCCCGGGACAGGGGGGGCGCGGTTCCTTTCAGGAATCCCGCCAGTCCTTCTTCACGGCCCGATCTGCCGGCCGTTCCGCCGGTCGCGCGGCCGGTGAGGAGGAACCGGTGGTTGCGCCGCCACCGTCTTCGGCCAACCCGCGCCCCGGCGGCATCAGCGTGCGGGTGTGAGAAACAGCCCCTGGCGATTGGCACCCCCGTTCGAGAAATTGGACGGGGGTTTTTTATGGGCGAATTTATTCACAGAAGATGAAAAGACCCCTAAAGACTTAACCGAAGGGTTCCGATAAGGCTCTCAAAGAGAAGCCGAGCCGCCGGAATCCGCGATCCGGTTTCGCGCATTGAAAGGGAGTGTCAAAGTTATGACAGACATCAGCGCATTAGGATTAGGGGCCGCGAGTGCAGATCTTACGAGTTCCGCCAGCAAGTCCGCCGACCTGAGTCAGCAAATCGGCAAAACCGAATTCCTGACCCTGCTCGTGGCGCAGCTGCAGAACCAGGATCCCCTCAATCCCCAGGACCCTACCGAGTTCACCGCGCAGCTCGCTCAGTACAGCTCCCTGGAGCAGCAGTTCGCCACGAACGCGCATCTGGCCAAAATGAGTGAGTCGAGCGCCGATGTGCAACGTCTCACCGCCCTCAGCCTCATCGGCAAAGAGGTTGTGGCCGAGTCGGCGGATTTGACTCTCGCTCCCTCCCCGGATGCGGAACTGAGCCAGCGTCTTGGTTACACTCCCGGTGTTCTCGACGGCCAGCTCGGCTACCGCCTGGAGGGTGCCGCGACCGAGGTGGAACTGAACATCTTCAATGAGCAGA encodes the following:
- a CDS encoding tetratricopeptide repeat protein, which codes for MRILITTLILLSVLACPVAAATPTQLLRIDKAEETTSTRLSLDFSALPEHRLEVSGQRVDLFLSDTEAASLPAPPEDGKVLKVLLARQGRLLMVSFLLRTAPASVKVLTDPGNRRLLLHLDWGSGRAPARLAISRNPPRLASLKGGQVVKNILEGEDFSASWRRFCEEYETPLGVAAPVRYSLPPLPLLVFSPATTGAVGARLAEGVEALSSGSWIRALRLFDGVPPRELTGVDREAHALLHGETLLRLGETGRAQTVLDNFLNAFPDSALRSRALYLFGYLRALRGEPYDSGFLLGNLQETAKDAVYYRQLGLLLRAEVELATERPKAALATLDQEQLAAQLVPYGGRSRADALFDLGDTAAALEQYRALNPQIKAWGAFPQSLARLAEACYRQGDFAAAVARYAELAQVAGTPAARNLAAFGHARALIRSGRVDAGMSQLRTLAAGSEEDEAAQRARLLILDQEVLAAPAEKGFMKVLSYQQLGVTAVRRELREEAAFKHVLLAALQNVDRTTLGFLEEFIRQHRQGRFQDFSQALLNELLPQVIRQTVGRQDYFGALVLVEKYRDHLVALGTGSELLLDLGSALRSLGLLDKAADVYFFMLDAYRGEAGEEPFYAPLLEVLSAKEDHRLVIEYADRYLEHFPKGEQVQSALSHKLRALTAQKDYPAAAKILTSTELKRTPELDLLAGTVFWEVADMDRAAESLARVLTDPAVRAEHPQQLLRWAEAEFKRKRFDAALPLYRELEGVAGLADQARYRQGQILLATGRRGEALKLFTDLAEKGEAPQWRQAASGALFAETPR
- the flgB gene encoding flagellar basal body rod protein FlgB, with protein sequence MPKLELFDQSIRLLEKTLDMRQRNQEIISSNIANAETPGYTPSRLEFEEQLRQALKPLPGAAAATHPAHFPIGTGDLSGVRGRVIREPDTLGFGDGNGVNLEREMIAMAENQLLYETATQVISKKLGLLKYVAQDGR
- the flgC gene encoding flagellar basal body rod protein FlgC, whose translation is MDIFDALKISSSALAAQQVRLNTISSNLANIETTRTPDGGPYRKREVVFRSTESPFAKKLEQSLKGAVQGVEVAAIQINNAPPRVIYDPSHPDADEAGQVLLPNVNLLDEMVDMTSATRAYEANVTAIKATKRMALKALEIGR
- the fliE gene encoding flagellar hook-basal body complex protein FliE, with translation MSDITLLSHLSNLGTPPVASSAPAQGGNGGFAKALGEALDSVSRSQSEADLAVEQLQTGESRNLHEVMIAMEKADISLKLAVQMRNKALEAYQEIMRMQV
- the fliF gene encoding flagellar basal-body MS-ring/collar protein FliF gives rise to the protein MAVATNRNLMRTVGAWPASRKLSLLAVVLICAAVFAAIILQARVADYHLLFAQMENADAAEVVEWLKERKIPYRLEGNGTSIHIPADQVYETRLELAGSGLPRGGGVGFEIFDQQSFGMTDFAQKINYLRAQQGELSRTIASLAPVEGARVHLALPEKRLFTEQQKVGSASVILKLGAGRQLKESQIQGIVHLVAGSVDGIEAENVTVVDSTGKILTANPSDEIAGPMTPGMLDYQQTLERRLESRAQSLLDQALGAGNSVVRVTAAVDFLQQEQTEESYDPNRTAVRSEQTSQEKNGTPSAAGVPGVASNLGDAAPTSGMTSSSRSEETINYEVSKVINRKVFPVGTIKQLSVAVLVADRPAPAAAGEEAGAPVPRDAKEIQSIRAMVSSALGIDDARGDKLEVSSMPFESAFFEMASTESMEGAGLYQYLPFIKYGLLIVGAVLLYLLLARPMLRTLQGSARVVTPMKTVEELEAELNRTEALPRPQGDPAERLRELAMQEQGSFAQIIKTWLRES
- the fliG gene encoding flagellar motor switch protein FliG, whose product is MATGLLSRLSGVERAAMLLFCLGEEATARIFERLDDSEVRKISRCMMSIEHVPADVAKQVVDHFLKAEEELAGLFVRGDEFVRKAISSSSNKDRKASLMDQLAAGASFRPLETIAMMEPRMVAGILQNEHPQTIALILSTQTPEHTSKILEGFNEALRAEIVYRMARIDKVSPEVINDIEESLRREIGAVVDSEQQQVGGIDKVVDILGRMKKGKDRVILGMIEESDPELAETIRRRLFVFDDLVYIDGRGLQQILREVNNDTLVVALKTASEDLTNKLFANISSRAVDMIKEDMAAMAPVRLADVEAAQQEIIQVALKLEEEGKVVIPGRGVSDVLV
- a CDS encoding flagellar assembly protein FliH, which codes for MSWSRIYKGNECNDLQRLVFSDFASGDGGMVAGGAVFQESVSSLPTASAVDSARVHLPGGPSRESEAQAAEAFARGKREGAEEVEKRFGPTIQAFASAVEEISRLRESILKNSSDDMLRLVLAIAEQIIPCAVSLNPEIIHHTIVKALQAAADADSYHIKVHPDDMAVVMEKKPLLMASISGLKNLTVEEDAHIARGGCLVESELGQVDATIESQLEEIREKILRAAGGA